From a single Pleurodeles waltl isolate 20211129_DDA chromosome 8, aPleWal1.hap1.20221129, whole genome shotgun sequence genomic region:
- the LOC138249367 gene encoding olfactory receptor 56A4-like gives MLSAVNQSNNPKSEFILVGFPGFQIWQHWLSIPLVLLFILATAANPILLATIYREQCLHEPMYYLLGTLALVDLVLSMLTTPKLLALLWFNDRTISHSACFTQMFFVHCFLGLESGIFLVMAFDRYFAICHPLSYSSVITDRFVVKAAALIFIRPLSLFVPMPFFFTHLHFCSNIVIEHSFCANLAVASLACDDTKLHNIHQLVTVGSILGLDLVLIALSYYLILRAVMKMRSKGASLKAFSTCTSHLILILFFYSILLVLSITYRRGNNVPPDVTILLNVLHLIVPPALNPMVYGVRTKEINIGIIKLFNACFQTNR, from the coding sequence ATGCTTTCTGCTGTTAACCAAAGCAATAACCCAAAATCAGAATTCATTCTAGTAGGTTTTCCAGGTTTCCAAATATGGCAGCACTGGCTCTCCATCCCCTTGGTCCTATTATTTATTTTAGCCACAGCAGCAAATCCCATACTCCTAGCCACAATATACCGGGAGCAGTGCCTCCATGAGCCCATGTACTATCTCCTCGGAACGCTTGCCTTGGTGGACCTTGTTCTGAGTATGCTGACAACTCCAAAGCTCCTGGCGCTTCTTTGGTTTAATGACCGGACCATCAGTCACTCAGCATGCTTCACTCAGATGTTTTTTGTTCACTGCTTTCTTGGATTGGAATCTGGTATCTTCCTGGTCATGGCCTTTGACCGCTACTTTGCCATCTGCCATCCCTTGAGCTACTCTTCAGTCATCACTGACAGATTTGTGGTTAAAGCTGCTGCGTTGATCTTCATAAGACCTCTGAGCCTGTTTGTCCCAATGCCCTTCTTTTTCACACACTTACACTTCTGTTCCAACATTGTTATTGAACACAGCTTCTGTGCAAATTTAGCCGTCGCTTCACTCGCGTGTGATGACACAAAGCTGCATAACATTCATCAACTGGTCACAGTGGGATCTATTCTTGGCCTAGACTTGGTGTTGATCGCACTGTCTTACTACCTGATTCTTCGCGCAGTGATGAAGATGAGGTCAAAAGGGGCTTCACTGAAGGCCTTCAGCACTTGCACTTCCCACTTGATTTTAATCCTGTTTTTTTACTCCATTCTCCTAGTTCTTTCCATAACATATAGACGAGGAAACAACGTTCCTCCAGATGTCACTATTTTGCTCAATGTTCTACACTTGATTGTGCCACCAGCTTTAAACCCAATGGTTTATGGAGTCAGAACAAAGGAAATTAACATTGGCATAATAAAGCTTTTCAATGCATGTTTTCAAACCAATAGGTAG